One part of the Parabacteroides distasonis ATCC 8503 genome encodes these proteins:
- a CDS encoding tyrosine-type recombinase/integrase has translation MATIKTKFRSSSVEGREGTLYFQVIHGRVARQINTGYRLFPSEWDGRTSEIILPVSGDARRSLLLALKERMEKDIRRLESIIAGLERSGGTYPAGRVVELFHNPPPEDSHNFMAFGKRLVEELERVGKKRTAERYTTVLNSFTHFRGRDGDIPLEDIGSTLMLEYEAWLKDKGICPNSTSYYMRNLRAVYNRAVDRELTVQRSPFKHVYTGIDKTVKRAVPLKAVRMIRDLDLRLSPGMEYARDMFMLSFYTRGMSFVDIAYLKKADLKSGVLTYRRRKTGRRLSIKWEKPMQEILDRYGHNDSPYLFPVIRDTAKDAVRQYRSAAHFINGKLKELGKRLGLGMPLTMYVARHAWASIARSKNVPLATISEAMGHDSENTTRIYLASLDTSQVDKANDIILKSL, from the coding sequence AAGGCAGGGAGGGGACGCTCTATTTCCAGGTCATCCACGGAAGGGTGGCGCGCCAGATAAACACCGGTTACAGGCTGTTCCCTTCGGAATGGGACGGACGCACGTCGGAAATCATACTGCCGGTATCCGGTGATGCCAGAAGAAGCCTCCTGCTCGCGTTAAAGGAGCGGATGGAAAAAGACATCCGCCGTCTGGAAAGTATCATCGCCGGACTGGAACGTTCCGGCGGTACCTATCCCGCCGGCAGGGTTGTCGAACTTTTTCACAACCCGCCCCCTGAGGACAGCCATAATTTCATGGCCTTCGGAAAGAGGCTCGTGGAGGAACTGGAGCGTGTCGGCAAGAAGCGCACCGCCGAGAGGTACACCACCGTACTGAACAGCTTCACGCACTTCCGGGGCAGGGACGGCGACATCCCGCTGGAGGATATCGGCTCCACCCTCATGCTGGAATACGAGGCATGGCTGAAGGACAAGGGGATATGTCCGAACAGCACCTCCTATTACATGCGGAACCTGCGTGCCGTCTACAACCGTGCGGTGGACAGGGAACTGACGGTACAGCGCAGCCCTTTCAAGCATGTCTACACCGGAATAGACAAGACCGTAAAACGTGCTGTTCCATTGAAAGCGGTCCGCATGATACGTGACCTGGACCTGCGCCTTTCCCCGGGCATGGAATACGCCAGGGACATGTTCATGCTGAGCTTTTATACTCGGGGCATGTCGTTCGTCGACATCGCCTACCTGAAAAAGGCAGATCTGAAGAGCGGCGTGCTGACCTACCGCAGGCGGAAGACCGGCCGGCGTCTGTCCATTAAATGGGAGAAGCCCATGCAGGAGATCCTGGACAGGTATGGCCACAATGACAGCCCCTACCTTTTTCCGGTCATCAGGGATACGGCCAAGGATGCCGTGCGGCAGTACAGGAGCGCAGCGCATTTCATCAACGGAAAACTCAAGGAACTCGGGAAACGGCTCGGGCTCGGCATGCCGCTCACCATGTATGTAGCGCGCCATGCATGGGCGAGTATTGCCAGAAGCAAGAATGTGCCGCTGGCAACCATCAGCGAGGCGATGGGACATGATTCGGAAAACACGACCAGAATCTACCTCGCCTCGCTGGACACCTCACAAGTGGACAAGGCAAACGACATCATACTCAAATCCTTATAA